The DNA window TGCCAGTGTactgaggctgctgctgctggccaTAGGCGGGAGGCGCATTGTAGCCACCATTGTTCTGTTGGTAGCCTCCTTGGTTGTAACCCTGGTTATAGCCACCTTGGTTGCCGTAATTGTAGGcctggttgttgttgttgttttgtcCCCAAGGCTTGGCTGCCATCCAGCCAGTACCGTAGACGGGCTTAACGCCACGGCTCTTACGACGACGGGAGATGCTTTGTGAATTTTAGCATACAGGAACTGATGgtatgacgatgatgataacaCTTACAGGCAGCACATaagaaagaggaggaagaaaaagatgaCGATGCCCGCGACTACCCAGCGTCCCCAGTAGGACCAGCTGTTTCGATAACATCTGTTTCTACTGTAACTATAGCTGTAGCCAGAGCCACACCTGTAGTCGCGCGCAAAGATGAGATCGTCAGTGGGCGCCATTGTTGTGATGGTTGTTGCggttgaagacgaagacgcgCGAATTGTGTTGATCTGTCGCAGCAATACAAGAAAGATGGTTGAGTAAGCAACGTTTGGGGAATGTTTGAATTAAACAAAACTTTGTTTTTAACCCAGGAGATAAACTCGTTGCTCGTTTGCGGCTTTGAaatggcttggcttggccaAGGGATGACGTATACTCGACAGTAATGATGCGACGAGTGATGAATGATAGGGGTGACGTcttgtaggtaggtaagtagTGCTTataggtttttttttgtcaCAGAGAAGTTCTGTGCAAGGGAAATGTGAGGATGTGTGACTGATTGACAGAAAGATAAAAACAGGAAATTATCAAATCCAAGGGGACAAGGGCGAGCATAGAGTGTGGGAGGGCAGCTGGTCTTTGTATTCAACCTGCGACTCGACGATATCAGCCAAGCCCGGCGTAAAATCCACCCAACAGGGTCAAAGCTGTCTGCGTAATACGCAAAAATACGGTCACAAGCTCTGGTTTTTGCTGTTACTCTCTGTAAAAGTCTGGGCATTCCcgcttttttctcttcttggctGTCCAAGGTTCGCGATTGTAGTGGCTGTGCTTAAGATACAGTAACACTTTGAAGCTTGGCACTTACATCACGGTAACATCCATCGCCTCTTCAACGTTTGAGGCGTGTGCCGGGTTTCCGCCCTTCACAACGATGAGTCAAAACTGACACCGTCATCAATGCGCAGTGAATTCTTCttcactacctacctacggaTATCAGTTGACGGAAAGCGCAACGGCCACGGTTTTATCAAGACCCTTTTACCGGCAAGTTTATACCGTGATCACCAAAGTATGTGCCTAACCAAGCTCCGACTAAACCTGCTGAGCCTCAACCCGTCGTGGCTCTATGCCCACCTAATCCACGAGCTTCGTTCAAGATGTGGCGAAGTCTAATATTGATGACGACGAGGGTCCCACCCCCAGCTATTCTACTTTGTTTAATCGAACGGCACATCTCAAAGAGAAACTTAGTAGGTATCTGATGATGTGGGACCCTTTTACGAAAATTCCAAATCCTTGATAAACAAACAGGTtgttttaagtatatatcgTTTATCCAGGTCGACGCCCTCCACAAACAATTGGAAACCGTACATTGCCACGCCCTTAACTACACGATTAAGCTTGACGGCGGTGGACACTTCTGTTTGTGAGTGGCAACGTGAGGAAATTAGGTCAATTGTCAATTTATACGTCAAGCGCATCAGGGCCGTTGTAAGATCCAAGAGGACAGgattaaggctatattatCGTCACTCTGGTAGTGGTCATCTCACTTGCGATATCCTGTATTGTAGTAGAAGTCGCCCAATTCCTCCGATAACATCGAATCTTGTGTTATCCAAGAGATAGTCCAATCGCTCTGCTCCCGCATATATATCCTTTTGGTGTTCTGGCATGTTCCATATCGTGATTGGAGATCAACCAAGGCTGCCTTATCCAAGTGCATCGCCACAAAATAGCGAGCACCCCATATAATACTAAAAGTCAAACGCTTGTTGCCTTAAACCTCGCAAGAGGGTCGATCCATTACCGACGGCATATTGCTTTTGTGTCCCAACGCCGTCAAATAACCCTTCCAACAAACGTCAAAATCGTACATCATGCGCTTTCCCTTCGCATGAGCCACATGATCTCGTAAGTATGTACAGTGAATTCATAAGAGTCGCTCGGCTTAGAGACCAGCTCGAGGAAAAGAGTAGCGTTGACGTCGGAGCTCGTCGGCTGCCTTCATGTTGCGTTCCGCTGCTTGCTGAGCTTGTTGTCGCGCCGCTATCGCGTTAACCTTCTCACGGGCCTTGAGTAGACTGCTGTTATCCTGCTGCTTGATCTTGGAACGAATATCGTATAGTTGCATGAGCGTGCTTGCCCTTTCCAGGTCTTCTTCGAACTAAGTAGAAATTCTGTTAGTTCCCGGGTCCCGTTTGGTAGTATACGGTTCGCAGGATTGTCTCACATCAGATTCGCCGCGGCGAGGAGTGCCAGGAACCGAGTTTCCGGCTGACCCTGTGTGGGAGCTAGGAGAGAGAATACGTCGGCCAAACTTGTCGAATTTTTCGGATGACCAGTGGCGCTGTAGGCCGGCAGGACGTTTCTGATTATTGGTAGAGGGACTTGAGGTGAGGGCATTCACAGTTGCGTCGGTTCGGGGGTAACTGGAATGAGCAGCGTTGTTGGCGCTGACGATGGCCTCGGCAGCTCCAGGGTCCTGTACAATGAGCGTTAGTATTGATCCCAAACATAAGTGGACAGCCATAGCAAGAACTCGAAGCTTGCAGCGTGGTATGAAAACTTACGGCGGCGCCCAGGTTGCTGAGGTCGGCCAAAACTTGGGATAGCTGAAGACTCTCCATTGTTTAGGTATAGTAGACTTGTTTGATACGTGTTACTAGTGGGGTTGACAACAATAAAAGTGGTTGAAATTACTTCCTATCGCATTCATACGAAGAGAAAGGAAGAGCACGTTGAGTCTAGGAAGTAGGAGAGAGAGTTGTGTGGAAATGGGAAATAGTGTACGGAGGGGGAAGGTGTTTTTGACCTGGACTGGATACGTTACTTGCAGCGGGCGAATTTTGGGTTTCGGAGGGCAAgcaggctggcaggcagctGCAGATCCGCACCTACCAACTTGCAGGGGAACAACCAAACTTTAGGCGGGTCCCGAAAAGGTACCAAGATACCTAGGGGATCCAATAAAGTGAACTGATGCAGTAAAACGTTGATACAATTCATCTTTTCTGAATCATTAATACATAGCATTTACTGATGAGGCTCGTTATTTGGCGATACAGTTCATGACCTTATCAGACATCGCCGTAGACACAATCGAAATTATAGTCTGAGTAGGTACAAGACAGATTCAATGCGAAGCATCTTCAATATTGCTGAGAAATAACAATTAGTGAAGCAAAGCACCACAACCACCGCGGCACACAACATCATTGGTCAGATACGAGATTCTAAAAGTCCAGAGCTCCATGACTGCATTAATCGTGCATATGAAAGCCGGCCCATGCCCCCCAGATGCTGTGGGGGGCTAAATGCTCGATGTCCAGCATGTCAGCGTGTCAAGAAACCTACCTGAGCCAAGTGTCTGGGGTACAATAAGTGTCCGATTTCTCCCCCACACTTTGATTCCGCCCATCTGTGGAGAGGCGGAGAGGATATCAAAGGGACAGGTTTAGAAAAAAGCAATGTCTTACAATGAAGTACCAGCCAAAAAGAAAATCTCACCGCTTCTCCCATATCGAAAAATGCGTGAAAGAGATCGAATAAAGATGAGATACACGGGTTGCTTTGCTTATCATGTCCTGATCGTCGGTCTTGTCCGATATTGCAGGTCTTTTTCCTTATTTATCCAGAATGCCACAGAATCAGTTGGCTGGGTTGCATTCCACCACGCAGCGAACATTGTTCATTAACATCGTATCAATCTCCGCTATGCGTCCCGGACAGGGGGAAGGATCCCCATCATTCAGCCTGGTACCATTGCCCATCGCGCGCGGACACATGGAGGCTTGTCTTTATCTTGCACTTTGTATTCGCATTTGTTGGCTCTAATGAATTCTGTCTACGTCATTATACGAATGACCTCATGGTCAGCTCTCTTGAATTATCTTGTACTGCACTCCTGACTTTCAGTTGCGCAAACACTTCGTAGTTCTTCGTCCGAGCTTGTCCGATTTCGGGGCACATGATCAATTCGACTGAATTGAAACGTTCCCCTAATTATCCAGGTGTTGCGTTAAAAGACCTGCAGCCTTTGGTGCATGCAACCCTCATGGATATGGAGCCTGACTGGGGTTCCCCGCAACGCGGACTGCCGATGCTGAGCTTTGGAGCTAGACTAGTAACTTGTGGGGACTGAGAAGTTCACATCTTGGCCTAATCGTTACCCAGATAATTCCATTAGAGGTCAAGTCTTCATGATGGCCATTCTTAATATGATGGTAACTACAGTCTGAACTTGTTGAGTATACATTAAGAATGCGCTCAGCACCTTGCGGATTATCGTTAAGGGCAACTCGCAGCCTGGATGGTTTCCAACAAACCCGGAATAGGATTCCGTGTTTCCCGCGAATGCGACCAGATATATCATGCACACTCAAACTATTTTGACAGGCACAATGAATGTGGAGCTGACACTAGATTCATCCATTCTTTGTTTTCCAGGCGTGCGTATGCAGCCTGACTTACGGGTCACTGCCATCACATCCAAAGTCCGAAAGTACTCCGAAGTTCATAAGCCGCATAGTAATCACTTATGTATGTCGGGCATTCGAATGAACATTGCAGAAATAGGACAGTTTTACTTAGGTACCTGGATCGATACCATGTGCAAGACAATAGTAACAAGAGCGACGTTTTATCAGTGACGGCTGTTGAATTATTAGGATTACTCCTTGAACATAAACACTTCTTTTCTCCCCTCTTCAGCTAATGATTGCACGTTAATCACGATACTGGAAAGGTTAAGCGTTGGTAGAATGAGATAAGATCATGGACTTTTGAACCTTGAGAGAAGTCCCAGATATCACCGATTGATTAGATTCGAGTCACTACAACAGATGTGTTGCAAAGGGCCTGTTGAAAAGTCCATGAGCATCGGGGACAAAATAACCTTGGCCCTTTATGCTAATTGAGACATACTGTTAGGTTTTCAATCTATGTATTCTTAGGCGTTTTAGGAAATGATGAAGCAAATGTTGCATTTCAAGACTGAGAGACCAATGCCGATATGATAGTACGCAAACTATAGACCCGACTTAAGCAATTACAAGGACTAAGTCTATATCGTATGCACTCCTTTGTAAATATACAATATTATAACCACTTGAACTTCTAGTTTCTGAGTTGTCAATTACACTTGAGAAAGAAAGTCTGGTGGAAGCTTTGGTCAGAATGTTATTCAACAATGATGCAGTAAATCACTTAATACAGATTACCTAGAACACTTCTCAGAAAAACATAAACTCCCTAAGAATTGCATTAGAATACCATAACCTTCATCACactttcgtcccttatggtTCCGAGATCACACGTCCCAACAACCTGTCATTCTACTGCCCCAATCAGTCAGAC is part of the Fusarium poae strain DAOMC 252244 chromosome 4, whole genome shotgun sequence genome and encodes:
- a CDS encoding hypothetical protein (TransMembrane:1 (o39-58i)), yielding MAPTDDLIFARDYRCGSGYSYSYSRNRCYRNSWSYWGRWVVAGIVIFFFLLFLMCCLISRRRKSRGVKPVYGTGWMAAKPWGQNNNNNQAYNYGNQGGYNQGYNQGGYQQNNGGYNAPPAYGQQQQPQYTGTTFNANDGYYGQNSGIQQPDGTYQRDGGYAAPPGPPPGK
- a CDS encoding hypothetical protein (BUSCO:58116at5125) — translated: MESLQLSQVLADLSNLGAADPGAAEAIVSANNAAHSSYPRTDATVNALTSSPSTNNQKRPAGLQRHWSSEKFDKFGRRILSPSSHTGSAGNSVPGTPRRGESDFEEDLERASTLMQLYDIRSKIKQQDNSSLLKAREKVNAIAARQQAQQAAERNMKAADELRRQRYSFPRAGL